From the genome of Halomonas sp. I5-271120, one region includes:
- a CDS encoding valine--tRNA ligase: MDKTYQPEQIETRWYQRWEADNRFAPSGEGQPFSIMIPPPNVTGSLHMGHAFQDTIMDTLVRWRRMQGNNTLWQVGTDHAGIATQMLVERKLAAETGQTRHDLGREDFTNKIWEWKQESGGHITRQLRRMGASVDWSRERFTMDDGFYKAVQEVFVRLYEEDLVYRGKRLVNWDPTLHTAISDLEVENREQQGQFWHFRYPLADGVTTDDGRDHLIVATTRPETLLGDTGVAVNPKDPRFASLVGKFITLPLVGRRIPIVADEHADIDKGSGCVKITPAHDFNDYEVGKRQGHLLINVMTQDAKIRDRAEIFDLQGRPQPDEDASLPAAYAGLDRFKAREALVADMDAAGLLEKVEAVTNTLPYGDRSGDVIEPLLTDQWFVAVEELAKPAIAAVENGDIEFVPKNYENMYFAWMRDLQDWCISRQLWWGHRIPAWYDADGRVYVGRTEAEVREKHGLSADLSLTQDEDVLDTWFSSGLWTFGTLGWPEQTPELATFHPSSVLVTGFDIIFFWVARMIMMTLKFTGEVPFQKVYVHGLVRDAQGQKMSKSKGNVLDPIDLIDGISLDDLVEKRTGNMMQPQKAKAIAKATRDEFSEGIEPHGTDALRFTFLSQATTGRDIKFDMGRLDGYRNFCNKLWNASRYVLMNAEDQDTGLDPHAEIELSLADRFIISRLQQTEAQVTKALEEFRFDHASQALYDFVWNEYCDWYLELSKPVMWDEAASDAAKRGTRRTLVRVLEAILRLAHPMMPYISEEIWQRVAPLAGIDTAASPSIMTQPWPQAEQAKIDEQATRDIEWLKGVIVAVRNIRAEMNIAPGKALEVLLTKGSAFDRERLEANRPFLAKLAKLESVTWLDDPATAPLCATQLVGEMEVLVPMADLIDKDVELARLSKEIEKQDKLILGTEKKLGNESFTAKAPEAVVQKERDKLADFKAARALLAEQRDKIAAL; the protein is encoded by the coding sequence ATGGACAAGACCTACCAACCCGAACAGATCGAAACCCGCTGGTATCAGCGCTGGGAAGCCGACAACCGCTTCGCGCCCTCCGGTGAGGGTCAGCCCTTCTCGATCATGATTCCGCCGCCCAACGTGACCGGCAGCCTGCACATGGGGCACGCCTTCCAGGACACAATCATGGACACCCTGGTCCGCTGGCGGCGCATGCAGGGCAACAACACCCTGTGGCAGGTAGGCACCGATCACGCCGGCATCGCCACGCAGATGCTGGTCGAGCGCAAGCTTGCCGCCGAGACCGGTCAGACCCGTCACGACCTGGGCCGCGAAGACTTCACCAACAAGATCTGGGAGTGGAAGCAGGAGTCCGGCGGCCACATCACCCGCCAGCTGCGCCGCATGGGCGCCAGCGTCGACTGGAGCCGCGAGCGCTTCACCATGGACGACGGCTTCTACAAGGCGGTCCAGGAAGTCTTCGTGCGCCTCTATGAAGAGGACCTGGTGTACCGCGGCAAGCGGCTGGTCAACTGGGATCCGACCCTGCACACCGCGATCTCGGATCTCGAGGTCGAGAACCGCGAGCAGCAGGGCCAGTTCTGGCACTTCCGCTACCCGCTCGCCGACGGCGTGACCACCGATGACGGCCGCGACCACCTGATCGTTGCCACCACCCGCCCCGAGACCCTGCTCGGCGACACCGGCGTGGCGGTCAACCCCAAGGACCCGCGTTTCGCCTCGCTGGTCGGCAAGTTCATTACGCTTCCGCTGGTGGGCCGGCGTATCCCCATCGTCGCCGACGAGCACGCCGACATAGACAAGGGCTCGGGCTGCGTGAAGATCACCCCGGCCCATGACTTCAACGACTACGAGGTCGGCAAGCGCCAGGGACATCTGCTGATCAACGTGATGACCCAGGACGCCAAGATCCGCGATCGCGCCGAGATCTTCGACCTGCAGGGCCGCCCGCAGCCTGACGAAGACGCCAGCCTGCCGGCCGCCTACGCCGGACTCGACCGCTTCAAGGCCCGCGAGGCGCTGGTCGCCGACATGGACGCCGCAGGTCTGCTCGAGAAGGTCGAGGCCGTTACCAACACCCTGCCCTACGGCGACCGCTCGGGCGATGTCATCGAGCCGCTGCTCACCGATCAGTGGTTCGTCGCCGTCGAGGAGTTGGCCAAGCCAGCCATCGCCGCCGTCGAGAATGGCGACATCGAGTTCGTGCCCAAGAACTACGAGAACATGTACTTCGCCTGGATGCGCGACCTGCAGGACTGGTGCATCTCTCGCCAGCTGTGGTGGGGCCACCGCATTCCGGCCTGGTACGACGCAGACGGCCGCGTCTACGTCGGTCGCACCGAAGCCGAGGTGCGCGAAAAGCATGGCCTTTCCGCCGACCTGAGCCTTACCCAGGACGAGGACGTGCTGGACACCTGGTTCAGCTCCGGGCTGTGGACCTTCGGCACCCTCGGCTGGCCCGAGCAAACGCCGGAACTGGCGACCTTCCACCCGTCGAGCGTATTGGTCACCGGCTTTGACATCATCTTCTTCTGGGTCGCCCGGATGATCATGATGACGCTCAAGTTCACCGGCGAGGTGCCCTTCCAAAAGGTCTACGTCCACGGCCTGGTGCGAGATGCCCAGGGCCAGAAGATGTCCAAGTCCAAGGGCAACGTGCTCGACCCCATCGACCTGATCGACGGCATCAGCCTCGACGATCTGGTCGAGAAGCGCACCGGCAACATGATGCAGCCGCAGAAGGCCAAGGCGATCGCCAAGGCCACCCGCGACGAGTTCAGTGAAGGCATCGAGCCCCACGGCACCGACGCGCTGCGCTTCACCTTCCTGTCACAGGCCACCACCGGTCGCGACATCAAGTTCGACATGGGCCGCCTGGATGGCTATCGCAACTTCTGCAACAAGCTGTGGAACGCCTCGCGCTACGTGCTGATGAACGCCGAGGACCAGGACACGGGGCTCGACCCTCACGCCGAGATCGAGCTGTCGCTGGCCGACCGCTTCATCATCTCGCGTCTGCAGCAGACCGAAGCCCAGGTCACCAAGGCGCTGGAGGAGTTCCGCTTCGACCACGCCTCCCAGGCGCTCTACGACTTCGTCTGGAACGAGTACTGCGACTGGTACCTGGAACTCTCCAAGCCGGTAATGTGGGACGAAGCCGCCAGTGATGCCGCCAAGCGCGGCACCCGCCGCACCCTGGTGCGGGTCCTGGAAGCCATCCTGCGCCTGGCGCACCCGATGATGCCCTACATCTCCGAGGAGATCTGGCAAAGGGTCGCCCCGCTGGCCGGCATCGACACCGCTGCCTCGCCCTCGATCATGACCCAGCCCTGGCCACAGGCCGAGCAGGCGAAGATCGACGAGCAGGCGACTCGCGATATCGAGTGGCTGAAGGGTGTGATCGTCGCCGTGCGCAACATCCGCGCCGAGATGAATATCGCGCCGGGCAAGGCCCTCGAGGTGCTGCTGACCAAGGGCTCCGCCTTCGACCGGGAGCGTCTGGAGGCCAACCGGCCCTTCCTTGCCAAGCTCGCCAAGCTCGAAAGCGTGACCTGGCTCGACGACCCGGCCACCGCCCCGCTATGCGCCACTCAGCTGGTCGGCGAGATGGAAGTGCTGGTACCGATGGCCGACCTGATCGACAAGGACGTGGAGCTCGCGCGGCTCAGTAAGGAGATCGAGAAGCAGGACAAGCTGATCCTCGGCACCGAGAAGAAGCTCGGCAACGAGAGCTTCACCGCCAAGGCCCCTGAAGCCGTGGTGCAGAAGGAGCGCGACAAGCTGGCCGACTTCAAGGCCGCCCGCGCCCTGCTCGCCGAGCAGCGCGACAAGATCGCCGCGCTTTGA